In Fluviispira sanaruensis, a genomic segment contains:
- the coxB gene encoding cytochrome c oxidase subunit II, producing the protein MSEIVKAETTPWQGSFWLPQNASPMTSGQDALFYFIYSLSVLFFVLVVGFMVFFAWKYRKRKEGESTANIHGNTKLEIIWSVIPGLLFIVIFVWGFFDWIKLNVVPQGALEVKVTGRKWDWLFTDQKTGAETSDLIVPINTPVRLTMSSADVIHGFYIPDFRINRDVLPNQYTVVWFKAEKEGSYPILCTQYCGTKHSQMVRYVKVVSEEEYNKAMIAAQGAGLSPEELGKKIFSGKGACASCHSVTPDSTKMVGPPLFGAYGENKSVTNKNGKKETIKFDDNYIRESIVDPNVRVVVGYPPVMPSYQGQLDEKEMNALVEYIKSLKK; encoded by the coding sequence GTGTCAGAAATAGTAAAGGCTGAAACAACACCATGGCAAGGATCATTCTGGTTGCCACAAAATGCTTCGCCAATGACAAGTGGACAAGATGCGTTGTTCTATTTTATTTACAGTTTATCTGTACTTTTCTTCGTGCTTGTTGTTGGATTCATGGTATTTTTTGCATGGAAATATCGCAAACGGAAAGAAGGTGAAAGCACTGCAAATATTCATGGAAATACCAAGCTCGAAATAATTTGGAGTGTCATTCCAGGTTTGCTTTTTATTGTAATCTTCGTTTGGGGCTTTTTCGATTGGATTAAATTGAATGTTGTCCCTCAAGGCGCTTTGGAAGTTAAGGTAACTGGCAGAAAATGGGACTGGTTATTTACGGATCAAAAAACGGGAGCAGAAACTTCAGATTTAATTGTTCCAATTAATACCCCTGTAAGATTAACTATGTCTTCTGCAGACGTTATACACGGTTTTTATATTCCTGACTTTCGTATAAACCGCGATGTGTTACCAAATCAATACACAGTTGTCTGGTTTAAAGCTGAAAAAGAAGGAAGTTATCCTATTTTATGTACACAGTATTGCGGAACAAAACACTCACAAATGGTTCGCTATGTGAAAGTGGTTTCGGAAGAAGAATACAATAAAGCTATGATAGCAGCGCAAGGTGCCGGTCTTTCGCCAGAAGAACTGGGTAAAAAAATCTTCTCTGGAAAAGGTGCATGTGCATCTTGTCACAGTGTAACTCCAGATAGCACAAAAATGGTCGGGCCCCCACTTTTTGGTGCTTACGGTGAAAATAAATCTGTAACTAACAAAAATGGTAAGAAAGAAACTATAAAATTTGATGATAATTATATTCGTGAATCTATCGTTGATCCGAATGTTCGGGTTGTTGTTGGTTATCCTCCAGTGATGCCTTCTTATCAAGGGCAATTAGATGAAAAAGAAATGAATGCTCTGGTTGAATATATTAAATCACTGAAAAAATAA
- a CDS encoding SCO family protein, producing the protein MKSYIVSIKILLIFLCSILSKEIFAFDERNPFPNAKGPSTGSGLPLNKVPTVMQGVTITEKLGSSIDLNNTFMDSSGKVTKLSDMLADGKPLILTLNYYRCTSLCSLQLVNFANTLKEMGWKIGKDFKIATVSFDPTDTPQLAKEQQNHYLSLTEQKNADWQFYVGADESIKKLTDEVGFYYKYDTASKEFAHAAAIFIISPEGKISRYLYGITYKVRDIKFSLMDASLNKIGSPTDQVLLTCFHYNPTSGKYDAFAVGMLRIGASITVFCLFLILGFFFWRDKRKAI; encoded by the coding sequence TTGAAGTCTTATATTGTTAGTATTAAAATCCTTTTAATATTTCTTTGCTCAATTTTGAGTAAAGAAATATTTGCATTTGACGAAAGAAATCCTTTCCCAAATGCAAAAGGCCCCTCGACAGGTTCGGGCTTGCCACTAAATAAAGTGCCAACTGTTATGCAGGGTGTTACAATTACAGAAAAACTTGGAAGTTCTATTGATCTCAATAATACATTTATGGACTCAAGTGGTAAAGTAACAAAGCTTTCTGACATGCTCGCAGACGGCAAACCGCTTATTTTAACTCTCAATTATTATCGCTGCACTTCTCTTTGTTCTTTGCAATTAGTAAATTTTGCAAATACTTTGAAAGAAATGGGCTGGAAAATTGGAAAAGATTTTAAAATTGCAACTGTTAGTTTTGACCCAACAGATACCCCGCAATTAGCAAAAGAACAGCAAAATCATTATTTATCTCTTACCGAACAAAAAAACGCCGATTGGCAGTTTTATGTTGGCGCGGATGAGAGTATAAAAAAATTAACAGATGAAGTTGGTTTTTACTATAAATATGACACAGCAAGTAAGGAATTCGCCCATGCTGCTGCCATATTTATCATCAGTCCGGAAGGAAAAATATCAAGGTATCTTTATGGTATAACTTATAAAGTACGTGATATTAAGTTTTCTTTAATGGATGCTTCTTTGAATAAAATTGGTTCCCCGACGGATCAGGTGCTCTTGACATGCTTTCATTATAACCCAACATCTGGGAAATATGATGCATTTGCTGTGGGAATGCTTCGCATTGGGGCTTCAATAACAGTGTTTTGTTTATTTCTTATTTTAGGATTCTTTTTTTGGCGTGATAAGCGCAAGGCAATTTAG
- a CDS encoding quinol:cytochrome C oxidoreductase — MSGSHTKVTLTKENARLPQEHFFSKLPLTGTAIGLTSLLIAFMLGRSNSTYFFFSFHVWWLFFLSIAIGAVFFVLIQFATKAGWSVVVRRLAENISMTMPLFFVLLIVMVIGSHTLFHHWLGHEALSDKIIQSKQWYLNIPFFYVRSVFYMIVFTWAAVYFSKYSAQQDETGNHEITYKLQNASYPFLIVLGFSVTFAAFDWIMSLDPHWYSTIFGLYFFASCYMVFFAVLIIATRIMHNVQILKDVITVEHYHDMGKLLFGHTCFWAYAAFCQYLLIWYGNIPEETAWYGIRENHGWFYVFVLLCVGHFIVPFLFLMARRAKRSRTLILIVAAWMLFMHFLDLYWLIVPTGFEEGPQFGLIDIFCFLGIGGLFVALFAAVTRRKALVPIKDPRLPESMTYENV; from the coding sequence ATGAGTGGCAGCCACACTAAAGTTACGTTAACAAAGGAAAATGCTCGTTTACCCCAAGAACATTTTTTTTCAAAATTACCTCTTACTGGGACTGCTATTGGATTAACGTCACTTTTAATTGCATTTATGCTTGGGCGTTCCAATTCAACCTATTTTTTCTTTTCTTTTCATGTTTGGTGGCTTTTCTTTTTAAGCATTGCAATTGGAGCTGTATTTTTTGTTTTAATACAATTTGCGACCAAGGCTGGATGGAGTGTTGTTGTTAGGAGATTAGCTGAAAATATAAGCATGACAATGCCTTTATTTTTTGTGTTACTTATTGTCATGGTTATTGGGTCTCATACTTTATTTCATCATTGGCTAGGTCATGAGGCATTATCAGATAAAATTATCCAATCTAAGCAATGGTATTTAAATATTCCTTTTTTTTATGTGCGCTCCGTTTTTTATATGATTGTATTTACTTGGGCAGCAGTATATTTTTCCAAATATTCAGCACAACAAGATGAAACTGGCAATCATGAAATTACTTATAAATTGCAAAATGCGAGTTATCCATTTTTGATTGTTCTAGGATTTTCTGTTACTTTTGCTGCATTCGATTGGATTATGTCCTTAGATCCTCACTGGTATTCAACAATTTTTGGACTTTATTTCTTTGCAAGTTGTTACATGGTATTTTTTGCTGTTCTAATAATAGCAACAAGAATAATGCACAATGTGCAAATTTTAAAAGATGTTATTACAGTTGAACACTATCATGATATGGGCAAACTTCTTTTTGGGCACACATGTTTTTGGGCATATGCAGCTTTTTGTCAGTATCTCCTCATTTGGTATGGTAACATACCGGAAGAAACAGCATGGTATGGAATACGTGAAAACCATGGTTGGTTTTATGTATTTGTGTTACTTTGTGTCGGTCATTTTATAGTTCCATTTTTATTTTTGATGGCAAGAAGGGCTAAGCGTTCACGTACTCTTATTTTGATTGTAGCAGCGTGGATGTTGTTTATGCACTTCCTCGATCTTTACTGGTTGATTGTGCCAACGGGATTTGAAGAAGGTCCTCAATTCGGTTTAATAGATATATTCTGTTTTTTAGGAATTGGTGGTCTTTTTGTTGCATTATTTGCTGCAGTGACTCGAAGAAAGGCTCTTGTTCCTATTAAAGATCCTCGTCTTCCAGAATCAATGACTTATGAAAATGTGTAA
- a CDS encoding c-type cytochrome, giving the protein MAQIKCKIKTMSPILGAAFLSLVLIGCRGQRSKEPPIIPIQNMVEQTSYGPQSQNENYKDGRAYRPQILETVEFGKDKTNIRLYQGKEPESTEQNPIWVKKIPIEINDKVMKQGQISYNVFCTPCHDYAGDSNGLVTQRAGGSIRPSNLHDKERLALPVGKIYDAIHNGVNNWNMPGFASQLSVEDKWAVVAYVRALQLTRRASLEDIPSDIKAKNGWSNKK; this is encoded by the coding sequence ATGGCACAGATTAAATGTAAAATAAAAACAATGTCACCCATTTTAGGAGCGGCTTTTTTGTCTCTCGTTTTAATTGGCTGTCGTGGACAAAGAAGTAAAGAACCACCTATAATTCCGATCCAAAATATGGTTGAGCAAACTTCTTATGGGCCTCAATCACAAAATGAAAATTATAAAGATGGTCGAGCATATCGTCCACAAATTTTAGAAACAGTAGAATTTGGTAAAGATAAAACAAACATTCGTCTATATCAAGGTAAAGAACCTGAATCAACGGAGCAAAATCCTATTTGGGTTAAAAAAATACCTATTGAAATTAATGATAAAGTTATGAAACAGGGACAAATATCTTATAATGTATTTTGTACACCATGTCATGATTATGCAGGTGACTCTAATGGACTTGTTACACAAAGAGCGGGAGGTTCTATCCGTCCTTCCAATTTGCATGATAAAGAGCGGCTTGCCTTACCTGTAGGTAAAATTTATGATGCCATTCATAATGGAGTCAACAATTGGAATATGCCTGGATTTGCTTCGCAATTGAGTGTGGAAGACAAATGGGCTGTTGTCGCATATGTTCGTGCATTACAATTAACAAGACGTGCAAGTTTAGAAGATATACCTTCGGATATAAAAGCTAAAAATGGTTGGAGTAATAAAAAATGA
- a CDS encoding DUF3341 domain-containing protein produces MSSNKLIYGALAQFNTVPEIYHACEKVRERGFIKWDAHSPFPIHGLDKAMGLPQSKLSWIVGGTSAIFGIGGFLLWMWMNGVDYKMVIAGKPFLGLLGYFLPGFECAVLSAAIACLVGMLALNKLPQWYHSLFRSEAFKRVTDDSFFISIEATDPKFHPVKTVEFLKELGATQVELVEQ; encoded by the coding sequence ATGAGTTCAAATAAATTGATATACGGAGCACTTGCTCAGTTTAATACTGTTCCAGAAATTTATCATGCTTGTGAAAAAGTGCGAGAAAGAGGTTTTATAAAATGGGACGCTCATTCTCCTTTTCCTATACATGGTTTAGATAAAGCTATGGGACTACCTCAAAGTAAACTTTCTTGGATTGTGGGTGGGACATCTGCAATTTTTGGAATCGGTGGATTTTTACTTTGGATGTGGATGAATGGTGTAGATTATAAAATGGTTATTGCGGGTAAACCTTTCTTAGGTCTATTAGGTTATTTTTTGCCTGGATTTGAATGCGCAGTTTTATCTGCTGCTATTGCTTGTTTAGTAGGTATGCTTGCATTAAATAAACTGCCGCAATGGTACCATTCTTTATTTCGCTCAGAAGCTTTTAAAAGAGTAACGGATGACAGTTTTTTTATTTCCATTGAAGCAACTGATCCAAAATTCCATCCAGTAAAAACTGTGGAATTCTTAAAAGAATTAGGCGCAACTCAAGTGGAACTTGTGGAGCAGTAA
- a CDS encoding TAT-variant-translocated molybdopterin oxidoreductase has translation MTQFNSNDEQKKQTHWRSIEDLEQSPEFISKLQREFPHGASELEMRPGVHRRKFLGIIGASLALAGVTSTGCIRRPKEHVYPENNRPEDTLPGVPKNFATSAQIGGGVLGLLVTSTDGRPTKIDGNSKHITSNPISGSKIGSSNSYAQAEILNMYDPDRGQKCKISGKVANKVDFFKELSSVLNHAHKNNGENLALLYSANSSPSYAALIEEFKLKYAKAIVIEQDTNYSKNRKLGLTQVANTSADVSYDFLNANVILAVDSDFMGNEGDSVKNAREFSEKRKVLNANSTMNRLYCVESHFSITGTASDHRYTLRSGKIGEFLIALASELSVLGTHFPAEISKYFENKFDFSDGLKKWIKACAKDLYNNRGGSLVIVGDRQPAWMHSLGFAINVSLSAIGKTVSLVNDTSKVKNNSSFSNLKAAVEANNLHNIIIIDGNPAYSLASDLKFSELIAKIKNSFYLGFSPDETANLCSHYIPKTHFLESWGDARSTDGTVGIRQPLILPLFDDCCDEYSFVNYLIHLDHKISGYNYVKQYWQRKLGNPAGFENIWRHSLSNGFISEIKKEIISSTNYSYSQFSTDYAKSIRTEEPNEKSIDIEFYLDRTVYDGCYSNNAWMQELPDPVHKLVWDNALLISPKTAKAMGLKARPKPGKSEVDLVRITYRSRSFDVAVWEVPGVADFTGILQLGYGRKVGKVAKDCGFNANLIRTSDSWYGSGAKVEKIGQKYPLVSTQEHGAMSGTPGLLEDRPPAVRETTLKEFKANPEFVLEYELLPIEEQKNNLFKFPKDPAQRKWARQQWGMTIDLNTCIGCNACSVACQSENNISVVGKEEVFKNREMSWIRLDRYFTGNVDDPEVRTVYQPMNCQQCENAPCEAVCPVAATVHSPDGLNDMAYNRCVGTRYCANNCPYKVRRYNFFNYSKIDDERNPLYAMQKNPNVTVRFRGVMEKCTYCVQKINKARSKFKKNNDGIIPDGEVTTACQNVCPTNAIVFGDVADPSTAISKLKEQSRNYALLGELNTKPRTTYLAKLRNANPELS, from the coding sequence ATGACACAGTTCAATTCCAATGATGAACAAAAAAAACAAACACATTGGCGCAGCATTGAGGATTTAGAACAATCACCTGAATTTATATCTAAACTTCAGCGTGAATTTCCTCACGGTGCCAGCGAACTCGAAATGCGCCCAGGCGTTCATAGAAGAAAATTCTTAGGAATTATTGGTGCATCACTTGCTTTAGCTGGAGTCACTTCTACAGGCTGTATTAGAAGGCCTAAAGAGCACGTTTATCCAGAAAATAATAGACCTGAAGACACACTTCCTGGTGTGCCAAAAAACTTTGCCACTTCTGCACAAATTGGTGGAGGAGTTCTCGGTTTATTAGTGACAAGTACTGATGGCAGACCTACAAAAATTGATGGTAATTCTAAACATATTACTAGCAATCCAATATCTGGAAGTAAAATCGGTTCCTCAAATTCCTATGCTCAAGCAGAAATTTTAAATATGTACGATCCTGATCGGGGTCAAAAGTGCAAAATATCAGGAAAAGTAGCAAACAAAGTAGATTTCTTTAAAGAACTTTCTTCTGTGCTAAACCACGCGCATAAAAATAATGGTGAGAATCTTGCGTTACTTTATTCTGCAAACTCATCGCCATCGTATGCTGCGTTAATTGAAGAATTCAAACTGAAATATGCCAAAGCAATTGTAATTGAGCAAGATACTAATTATTCAAAAAATAGAAAATTAGGATTGACTCAAGTAGCAAATACTTCCGCGGATGTTTCCTATGATTTTCTCAATGCAAATGTAATATTAGCTGTTGATTCAGACTTTATGGGGAACGAAGGCGACAGCGTAAAAAATGCAAGAGAATTTTCTGAAAAAAGGAAAGTACTCAATGCAAATTCAACTATGAATAGATTATACTGTGTCGAGTCGCATTTTAGTATCACTGGTACCGCTTCCGATCATCGCTATACTTTAAGAAGTGGTAAGATTGGTGAATTTTTAATAGCATTAGCCTCAGAGCTTTCAGTTTTAGGAACTCATTTTCCAGCAGAAATTAGCAAATATTTTGAAAATAAATTTGATTTTTCTGATGGACTCAAAAAATGGATTAAGGCATGTGCTAAAGATCTTTATAATAACAGAGGTGGAAGTCTTGTTATTGTAGGTGATCGTCAACCTGCTTGGATGCATTCATTAGGTTTTGCAATAAATGTTTCTTTAAGTGCGATCGGCAAAACTGTTAGTTTAGTTAATGATACGAGTAAAGTTAAAAATAATTCATCATTTTCTAACTTAAAAGCTGCTGTTGAAGCGAATAATTTACACAATATAATAATTATTGATGGCAATCCAGCTTATTCGTTGGCATCGGATTTAAAATTTTCAGAACTCATTGCAAAGATAAAAAATAGTTTTTATTTAGGATTTAGTCCTGATGAAACTGCAAATCTTTGTTCACATTATATTCCGAAAACTCATTTCCTTGAGTCATGGGGCGACGCTCGTTCAACTGATGGAACTGTGGGTATAAGACAACCCTTAATTTTACCACTTTTTGATGATTGCTGCGATGAATATTCCTTTGTGAATTATTTAATACATCTTGATCATAAAATTTCTGGCTATAATTACGTCAAACAATATTGGCAAAGAAAATTAGGTAATCCAGCTGGTTTTGAAAATATTTGGCGACACTCTTTAAGCAATGGTTTTATTTCTGAAATCAAAAAAGAAATTATATCGTCGACAAATTATTCTTATTCTCAATTTTCAACGGATTATGCAAAATCCATTCGTACTGAAGAACCTAATGAAAAATCAATTGATATTGAATTTTATTTAGACAGAACAGTTTATGATGGTTGTTACTCTAATAACGCATGGATGCAAGAATTACCAGACCCTGTGCATAAACTTGTCTGGGATAATGCGCTTCTTATCAGTCCAAAAACTGCTAAAGCCATGGGTTTAAAAGCAAGACCAAAACCTGGCAAATCTGAAGTAGATCTTGTGCGGATCACCTATCGTAGCAGAAGCTTCGATGTCGCTGTTTGGGAAGTTCCAGGAGTTGCTGATTTCACCGGTATTCTACAATTAGGCTATGGTCGGAAAGTTGGAAAAGTTGCTAAGGATTGTGGATTTAATGCAAATCTCATCCGCACATCTGACTCATGGTATGGCTCAGGCGCAAAAGTTGAAAAAATAGGACAGAAGTATCCACTTGTTTCAACGCAAGAGCATGGAGCAATGAGTGGTACTCCAGGTCTTTTGGAAGATCGCCCTCCAGCAGTGAGAGAAACAACTCTAAAAGAATTTAAAGCCAATCCAGAATTTGTTCTTGAATATGAACTCTTACCGATTGAAGAACAAAAAAATAATTTATTTAAGTTTCCAAAAGACCCTGCACAAAGAAAGTGGGCGCGCCAACAATGGGGTATGACTATTGATTTAAATACCTGTATTGGTTGCAATGCGTGCTCTGTTGCGTGTCAATCCGAAAATAATATTTCTGTGGTTGGAAAAGAAGAAGTCTTTAAAAACAGAGAAATGTCATGGATCCGTTTGGATCGTTACTTTACAGGTAACGTAGATGATCCTGAAGTGAGAACAGTCTATCAACCTATGAACTGTCAGCAATGTGAAAATGCACCTTGTGAAGCTGTGTGTCCTGTTGCTGCAACAGTGCACAGTCCAGATGGTTTGAATGATATGGCATATAATAGATGCGTTGGAACACGCTATTGCGCTAACAACTGTCCTTATAAAGTGCGTCGCTATAATTTCTTCAATTATAGTAAAATAGATGATGAGCGCAATCCTCTCTATGCAATGCAAAAGAATCCTAACGTAACAGTTCGTTTCCGCGGTGTTATGGAGAAATGTACTTATTGTGTTCAAAAAATAAATAAAGCGCGTTCAAAATTCAAAAAGAATAATGATGGAATTATTCCTGATGGAGAAGTAACAACTGCGTGTCAAAACGTGTGTCCAACAAATGCAATTGTTTTTGGTGATGTTGCAGATCCTTCAACAGCAATATCTAAATTAAAAGAACAAAGTCGAAATTATGCGCTTCTTGGTGAATTAAATACTAAACCAAGGACGACTTATCTCGCAAAACTTCGTAATGCTAATCCTGAATTAAGTTAA
- a CDS encoding cytochrome c3 family protein: MEPIFPKWTNRIPLYAGVGVSLLLIAIVAGIWYYFSPKFLAVGYEPDQPIAFSHQLHAGQMGIDCSYCHVGVEKTSFSPIPPTDTCMGCHNKVKKDSPRLKVLRESYENKTPIPWVRVHALPRYSHFDHSAHLTAGVGCVTCHDRVDKMQTVRMASPLSMGWCLDCHRNPLPNIRPQSELKNMIYNPHTEGYDPLKDPDYKDKLIQGPQACGACHY, from the coding sequence GTGGAACCGATATTTCCAAAATGGACAAACCGAATTCCTCTATACGCTGGTGTAGGTGTTTCGTTACTGTTGATAGCGATTGTTGCAGGGATTTGGTACTATTTTTCGCCAAAATTTTTGGCAGTTGGTTATGAGCCTGATCAACCGATTGCATTTAGTCACCAGCTTCATGCAGGACAAATGGGTATTGATTGCAGCTACTGTCATGTCGGGGTTGAAAAAACTTCTTTTTCACCAATTCCCCCAACAGACACATGCATGGGTTGTCATAATAAAGTTAAAAAAGACAGTCCAAGATTAAAAGTATTACGTGAAAGTTATGAAAATAAAACCCCAATTCCTTGGGTCAGAGTTCATGCTTTGCCACGTTATTCGCATTTTGATCACAGCGCGCATTTAACTGCAGGTGTGGGATGTGTGACGTGTCATGATAGAGTGGATAAAATGCAAACTGTGCGTATGGCGTCTCCATTGAGCATGGGATGGTGTCTTGATTGCCACAGAAATCCATTGCCTAATATCAGACCGCAGAGTGAATTAAAAAATATGATTTATAATCCGCATACAGAAGGATATGATCCTTTAAAAGATCCAGATTATAAAGATAAATTAATTCAAGGACCACAAGCTTGTGGGGCTTGTCACTATTGA
- the cyoE gene encoding heme o synthase, with translation MSKKNSTFKDYIELCKPRITFFCIIMTAGGVVLAPGNISLISFIMTLVGTALSVASANTFNMIYERNSDKLMKRTRARPIAMGRVKVKDALIYATILGMLSIFLLTYFVNSLTAILSFAAIASYSLIYTPLKSKTPLALVIGAFPGAMPPLLGWTAVNNQIDLAGLALFGVLFAWQMPHFIAIAIYHKDDYAKANIKVVPAVRGDQVAKTQAFFWSIALILISFLLVPLKVGGLVYFIIAIALGIWFLRLSIIGLKKDLMPNWPRKFFLASLVYLPVLVFALVIDRFVSIILNN, from the coding sequence ATGTCTAAAAAAAATTCTACTTTTAAAGATTATATTGAACTATGTAAACCACGGATAACATTTTTTTGTATTATAATGACTGCTGGTGGTGTTGTTCTTGCTCCGGGTAATATTAGTTTAATATCATTTATAATGACACTTGTTGGAACTGCATTATCAGTAGCATCAGCAAATACGTTTAATATGATCTATGAACGTAATTCAGATAAACTCATGAAAAGAACGCGAGCACGTCCTATTGCAATGGGGCGAGTTAAAGTTAAAGACGCACTTATATATGCAACAATTCTTGGAATGTTAAGTATTTTTCTTTTAACTTATTTTGTAAATTCGTTGACCGCAATATTATCTTTTGCTGCAATCGCAAGTTATAGTTTAATATACACACCTTTAAAATCTAAAACTCCTTTGGCATTAGTGATAGGTGCATTTCCGGGAGCTATGCCACCTTTACTTGGCTGGACTGCTGTTAATAATCAAATTGATTTAGCAGGATTGGCTTTATTTGGTGTATTATTTGCTTGGCAAATGCCGCATTTCATAGCTATCGCTATTTATCATAAAGATGATTATGCAAAAGCAAATATAAAAGTTGTTCCAGCTGTGCGTGGAGATCAGGTTGCAAAAACTCAAGCTTTTTTCTGGTCTATAGCATTGATTCTCATCAGTTTTTTGCTTGTTCCTTTAAAAGTTGGTGGTTTGGTTTATTTCATAATTGCGATTGCTTTAGGTATTTGGTTTTTGCGTTTGAGTATTATCGGATTAAAAAAAGACCTTATGCCAAACTGGCCACGCAAATTCTTTTTAGCCTCGCTTGTTTACTTACCGGTTTTGGTTTTTGCTTTAGTTATAGATAGATTTGTCTCGATCATTCTTAATAATTAA